In Bdellovibrio svalbardensis, the sequence CCATCTTTAAAGGCTGGATTTATAGCCACATCAGAAATCAGACTCAACAAATCGTCTGCAGTGGACGTCAAAGAGTCAGAATAGATTGTTGTGACATCGGCTCCCGGACTGATATCCAAGTTCGAGCCCATTTGCCCAAATTCATCAGCAATAGTATTAGCATCTCTACTTTGTGTTCCCTGCTCCAAAAGATAAGCCGTCAAAGCATTCAAACCAGCCTGCGAAGCCGGTTCTTGCACAGAGCCCGTCTTAACCAACAAAGTCATGCTTACACGCGGTAACGTCACATCGCGAATGAAAATGATCTTAAGACCATTCTCAAGATTCACCTCTTTGAAGGGCTGCAGCGTGAATGAGCCATTGGTTTTGCTAACATAGCCATCCGCTGCTTTTTCACTTTTTGGTTTTGATGTCGAACATCCCGTGAAAGCAGAGATTGCGAAAGGAACGACAAGAAGTGTACTCAGTGTTGTGTTGAATTTTCTCATTCTCTACTCTTCCTTCTTAACAGGAGTTTCTGGCTTCACAGCAGCTTCTTGTTTCGGAGCGTTTTTAGGTTCTAATACGATAATGGAACGCTGAGTTTGATTGGTGTACTTTTCAGAAACCTTTTTAATATCATCAGCAGTAACAGCCTCATACTTTTCAAGATCTGTAAAAAGACTTTCATAAGTTCCAGTGACAATTTCATTTACGGCCAAGGCACGGGCTTTTCCGTCCATTGTTTTTAAGCTATCAACAAGTTCTTTGATAATTTGAGTTTTCGCTTTGGCGAGCTCTTTATCGGTGACCTTTTGATTGCGCAGCTTCCAAAGCTCATTATATGAAATATCCAAAGCTTCCTGGATGCCCGTTCCCGGTTTCATATTCACGCCGACGGCAAAGACACCGGACTCTCTCATGGCGTAGTTAAATGAATAGGCGGAGGTGGCGATTTGTTTTTGATAAACCAAACGCTTATAAAGACGGCTGGAAGTTCCGTTTCCTAAAATATTCGCTGCCAAATCCAGCGGATACATATCGGTCTCCCCTTGACGAGGACTTTGGAAAGCGACGACAAATGAACTGTTCTGAACATCCTTTTTCAAAGTGGCATTTTGTTGAACCTCTTGCAAAGGCTCTCTTGGGTAATTTCTTCTTGGTAAAGGACGATAAGCCAATTTGCCGTAATAGCTTTCAATCAAACTTTTAACTTTGGCCGTCTTAAAGTCACCCACCAACACCAGAACTGCATTGTTTGGCACGTAGTAAGTGTTATAGAAAAAACGCAATTTTTCGACATCATAGTTTGCGATGTCTTTCATATAACCGATCACTGGCCAGTGATAAGGGTTGTATTTAAAGACAGTCGACATCATCAGTTCACGCACCAACCCCATCGGATTGTTGTCTACGCGCCAGCGACGTTCTTCCTTCACAACTTCTTTTTCACTCTTGAGATCTTCTGGATTCAAGAGCAAAGAACTCATGCGATCCACTTCCATATCCATCACAAGCTCCAACTTAGAGCTTGGCAGATTTTCAAAGAATCCTGTGTAATCGTTGGTGGTGAAAGCATTGTTAGTGATGCCATTCTCATGGAAGATGCGATCGAAAGACTTACCGTCATATTTCTTCGCACCTTTGAACATCATGTGCTCCAGCATATGAGCGGCCCCTGTCACCCCCGGGGACTCATCGCGAGAACCCACACGATACCAAGTGTGATAGCTCACCATCGGCACCGAGTGATCTTCCAAAAGAATAACCGTCAAACCATTTTCCAAAGTAAATTTTGTCACCGGCAAAGAGATTTTAAGATCCCCCGCCTTTGACCAACCTTGTATGGCGCCAATCACATCTGGCTTTTCTGTTTTAGTGGGATTTGGTTCTACTGCGAATGCAGAGAACGATACACAAAGTCCTACAAGAAGGGTTGAAATACGTCTCATGGTTGCTACTTTCGTTATGGAAAATCCAATAGCCTTTAGTTTGAAACCGAGACCTAACGAAGACAACTAATTGAAGTTTTTTAAGACTTACGACATGTGACGAGAAGATGACTGGACTTAGCGCCAGAGAAGAAACCAGAGCAGCAAGATTGTCACTGCTCAATCCATGA encodes:
- a CDS encoding M16 family metallopeptidase, giving the protein MRRISTLLVGLCVSFSAFAVEPNPTKTEKPDVIGAIQGWSKAGDLKISLPVTKFTLENGLTVILLEDHSVPMVSYHTWYRVGSRDESPGVTGAAHMLEHMMFKGAKKYDGKSFDRIFHENGITNNAFTTNDYTGFFENLPSSKLELVMDMEVDRMSSLLLNPEDLKSEKEVVKEERRWRVDNNPMGLVRELMMSTVFKYNPYHWPVIGYMKDIANYDVEKLRFFYNTYYVPNNAVLVLVGDFKTAKVKSLIESYYGKLAYRPLPRRNYPREPLQEVQQNATLKKDVQNSSFVVAFQSPRQGETDMYPLDLAANILGNGTSSRLYKRLVYQKQIATSAYSFNYAMRESGVFAVGVNMKPGTGIQEALDISYNELWKLRNQKVTDKELAKAKTQIIKELVDSLKTMDGKARALAVNEIVTGTYESLFTDLEKYEAVTADDIKKVSEKYTNQTQRSIIVLEPKNAPKQEAAVKPETPVKKEE